One segment of Amycolatopsis alba DSM 44262 DNA contains the following:
- a CDS encoding VOC family protein, producing MTVQLNHTIINATDRTATADFLVSILGLPEPAEFGPFLVVQTGNGVSLDVMHSTEEFSRQHYAFLVEEDEFDTIFGRIREGGVPYWAGPRHYRPGEINTKDGGRGVYFDDPDGHILEVLTRPYGSGS from the coding sequence ATGACAGTGCAACTGAATCACACGATCATCAACGCCACCGACCGGACCGCCACGGCGGATTTCCTGGTTTCGATCCTCGGGCTGCCCGAACCCGCGGAATTCGGCCCGTTCCTGGTGGTCCAGACCGGCAACGGGGTCTCGCTCGACGTCATGCACAGCACCGAGGAGTTCTCCAGGCAGCATTACGCGTTCCTGGTCGAGGAGGACGAGTTCGACACGATCTTCGGCCGGATCCGCGAGGGAGGCGTGCCGTACTGGGCGGGACCGAGGCACTACCGGCCCGGCGAGATCAACACCAAGGACGGTGGCCGGGGCGTCTACTTCGACGATCCCGACGGTCACATCCTGGAGGTCCTCACCCGCCCGTACGGATCGGGATCCTGA
- a CDS encoding helix-turn-helix domain-containing protein — protein MRNLGDKAEKPRFFSVNEAARILRMSPMTLYRAINSGSFPAIRVRGRLTVPAGAIDKMEKAALYRNEVVDAAEFTSTMPAPADVLTPETGA, from the coding sequence ATGAGGAACCTAGGCGACAAAGCCGAGAAGCCGCGCTTCTTCAGCGTCAACGAGGCCGCGAGAATACTTCGAATGTCCCCCATGACACTCTATCGCGCAATAAACAGCGGATCTTTTCCCGCCATCCGAGTAAGAGGACGCCTGACCGTGCCAGCAGGCGCAATTGACAAAATGGAGAAGGCAGCTCTATATCGCAATGAAGTCGTCGATGCCGCCGAATTTACTTCAACAATGCCCGCCCCTGCCGACGTCCTAACACCAGAGACAGGCGCCTAG
- a CDS encoding cupin domain-containing protein yields the protein MSSTSTAVHRPPTGADTHIHDDGSADTAVIYTPAVPVRAVSAGRMHIPGGKTTTPQRHRTTEAILTIISGYSAILSGHHLETALPRPGDMIYIPPATPYCVVNLSLNASVLILSFRGDPGFSADIEHLPDLGPQVLRQVDKLRSDHMHRLMSRRTGHVRRTR from the coding sequence ATGAGCAGCACCAGCACAGCCGTCCACCGGCCACCCACAGGAGCCGACACCCATATTCACGACGATGGCAGCGCCGACACCGCCGTCATCTACACCCCGGCCGTGCCCGTCCGGGCCGTCTCCGCCGGGCGCATGCACATCCCTGGTGGCAAGACGACCACTCCACAACGTCACCGGACCACCGAGGCGATCCTCACCATCATCAGCGGATACTCCGCGATCCTGTCCGGCCACCACCTCGAGACCGCCCTCCCACGCCCTGGCGACATGATCTACATCCCGCCGGCGACCCCGTACTGCGTCGTGAATCTGAGCCTCAACGCCTCAGTGCTCATCCTCAGCTTCCGCGGCGACCCAGGATTCAGCGCCGACATCGAGCACCTTCCCGATCTGGGACCACAGGTGCTCCGGCAAGTGGACAAGCTCCGCAGCGACCACATGCACCGGCTCATGAGCCGCCGGACCGGCCACGTCCGCCGCACCCGCTAG
- a CDS encoding L,D-transpeptidase produces the protein MRRTSRLARFILVWSVVGAGLLFLASLLVPADDPAIAPADDTSTMMVSALPVAARPVSDLARLPSATTFGVVVGAPPDLNRELAPGGHVVHPTRTVPVYSAPGADAFAVLPSMQISSETWVPVIVDEPGWLQVLLPVRPNGSTGWLSTQDAALEHATSPYLVTVDRAAFQLSLYRDGQHLGRWTVGVGKPSAETPRGRTFVLASLVDPHQRFSPVILPLGTHSTSLETYGGGPGTTGIHGWPSSDVFGKPSSDGCIRVPADALRLLSTEVPLGTPVLID, from the coding sequence ATGCGCAGGACGTCGCGCCTTGCGAGGTTCATTCTGGTCTGGTCGGTTGTCGGCGCCGGTCTTCTCTTTCTGGCGTCGCTCCTGGTGCCGGCCGATGACCCGGCGATCGCTCCCGCAGACGACACCTCGACGATGATGGTGTCGGCGCTCCCCGTGGCAGCGCGGCCGGTTTCCGATCTGGCACGGCTGCCGAGCGCGACGACGTTCGGCGTTGTCGTCGGCGCGCCTCCTGACCTCAACCGCGAGCTGGCGCCGGGCGGGCACGTCGTCCATCCCACCAGGACAGTGCCTGTCTATTCGGCCCCCGGAGCGGATGCCTTCGCCGTTTTGCCTTCCATGCAGATCAGCTCCGAGACGTGGGTGCCCGTGATTGTCGACGAGCCAGGATGGCTGCAGGTTCTGCTTCCCGTTCGCCCCAATGGATCCACTGGCTGGCTTTCCACTCAGGACGCCGCACTTGAACACGCGACGAGCCCGTATCTGGTGACCGTGGACCGCGCAGCGTTTCAGCTGTCGCTCTACCGCGACGGCCAGCACCTCGGTCGCTGGACGGTCGGGGTGGGGAAACCGTCCGCGGAGACACCTCGCGGCAGAACCTTCGTTCTCGCATCCCTCGTGGATCCGCACCAGCGGTTCAGTCCGGTGATCCTTCCACTAGGCACGCACTCCACCAGTCTGGAGACCTACGGCGGTGGCCCTGGCACTACCGGAATCCATGGGTGGCCCAGCTCAGACGTGTTCGGCAAGCCCTCCAGTGACGGGTGCATCCGCGTGCCTGCGGACGCCCTCCGGCTGCTGAGCACCGAAGTTCCCCTCGGCACTCCCGTCCTCATCGATTGA
- a CDS encoding WhiB family transcriptional regulator produces the protein MKHPNAPHDRNWHRHAACRDKPNLDWHSDEPVIRQRCLAICRNCTVRAPCGDTAISLRDPWGIWGGQSPDERDRLAGDEHLRILPPHGNNSRYVKHSCRCDACRAGHTSYEHARRQSASQQELQEPRTPLLQGNPLD, from the coding sequence ATGAAGCATCCGAACGCTCCACACGATCGCAACTGGCATCGACACGCAGCCTGCCGCGACAAACCCAACCTCGACTGGCACTCCGACGAACCCGTCATCAGGCAAAGGTGCCTGGCCATCTGCCGCAACTGCACAGTACGGGCACCATGCGGCGATACCGCAATTTCACTGCGCGATCCATGGGGAATATGGGGAGGACAGTCTCCCGACGAACGCGATCGCCTGGCTGGGGATGAGCACCTGCGCATACTTCCCCCGCATGGCAACAACTCAAGGTACGTCAAACACTCGTGCCGTTGCGATGCATGCCGCGCAGGTCACACCTCGTACGAACACGCCCGACGACAATCAGCTTCCCAGCAAGAATTACAAGAACCGCGAACACCCCTTTTGCAGGGAAACCCCCTTGACTAA
- a CDS encoding 3-oxoacyl-[acyl-carrier-protein] synthase III C-terminal domain-containing protein, protein MRWTDIHIRGVGAALGDLVPVHELTGTSARRTDSPTGQRSISLAHGRTGMDLAVQAGRNALASLAMTTDGPLAVPDLHFHAAIWRGSRGLDFWSRAAYVRSRLGLPAGPGIATEINAMSNSLVGGLDLSARILAGSMDASTVMLTGGETFGPPAFDHLTADRDIAYGDGGSALIIGREPGLAEVLATSSWSDPTLEQLHRGATRLQPPGTTEVGIETIRERKAHYTDTVGTASIHQRNATGLTYVVDEALSHAQLDTADLSWVLLPHYGHRLLHSQCLQPLGLPPERSLIHAGDQWGHVGPNDQLIGLTHLLTRRAVQPGDHVALIGIGIGMTWTASIIRVATAPSGLRNYQLPTLYPWTPGTQRLAENHADHGHQR, encoded by the coding sequence ATGCGCTGGACTGACATCCACATCCGCGGCGTCGGAGCCGCGCTCGGCGACCTCGTCCCGGTCCACGAACTCACCGGCACCTCCGCGCGCCGCACGGACTCCCCCACGGGGCAGCGATCCATCTCCCTCGCCCACGGACGAACCGGCATGGACCTCGCGGTCCAAGCCGGACGCAACGCGCTCGCCAGCCTCGCCATGACCACCGACGGCCCCCTCGCCGTACCTGACCTGCACTTCCACGCCGCCATCTGGCGAGGCTCCCGCGGACTCGACTTCTGGTCCCGCGCCGCCTACGTCCGCTCCCGCCTCGGCCTCCCCGCGGGCCCCGGCATCGCCACCGAGATCAACGCCATGAGCAACTCACTGGTCGGTGGCCTCGACCTCTCCGCACGCATCCTCGCTGGCAGCATGGACGCCAGCACTGTAATGCTTACCGGCGGCGAAACCTTCGGGCCACCCGCCTTCGACCACCTCACAGCCGACCGCGACATCGCCTACGGCGACGGCGGCTCCGCCCTCATCATCGGCCGCGAGCCCGGCCTCGCCGAAGTCCTCGCGACCAGCTCGTGGAGCGACCCCACCCTGGAACAGCTCCACCGCGGCGCGACACGGCTCCAGCCACCCGGCACCACCGAAGTCGGGATCGAAACCATCCGCGAACGCAAAGCCCACTACACCGACACCGTCGGCACCGCATCCATCCATCAACGCAACGCGACCGGACTCACCTACGTCGTCGACGAAGCGCTCAGTCACGCACAACTCGACACCGCCGACCTGAGTTGGGTCCTTCTCCCGCACTACGGACATCGTCTCCTGCACAGCCAGTGCCTCCAGCCACTCGGGCTCCCCCCAGAGCGCAGCCTGATCCACGCCGGCGACCAATGGGGCCACGTCGGCCCCAACGACCAACTCATCGGCCTCACCCACCTGCTCACCCGCCGGGCCGTACAACCCGGCGACCACGTCGCGCTCATCGGCATCGGCATCGGCATGACCTGGACCGCCAGCATCATCCGCGTCGCCACCGCCCCTAGCGGGCTGCGGAACTACCAGCTACCGACTCTCTACCCCTGGACGCCCGGAACACAGCGACTTGCCGAGAATCACGCCGACCACGGTCACCAGCGCTAG
- a CDS encoding S53 family peptidase has product MPKNAWLGAVVAGLAATTLTAVAPASAQPIALDDRTTVAGTVPSWATPQSRTGDAPDQSVRQIQVALSLRDPASAHALATGLASPNNAERGSFLTSRQFVDRFAPAESTVASVRDWLTGQGVSVEGVSGNRFMVKAHAPTSVLEKTFGTQLATYRDKVAGRVSTLVAPVAPISVPARLKASITAVLGLDDSEKSLRPQHTIPHATTQAQTCARWWGEQNNRDVPQKYPAGAQSNSLCGYTGPSVRAMYGLNAGQSGTGTTIGIVGAYDSTTLAADVNRAAVDTKTPGLAAGQYSKVLPEGGFADEKECDAGGWKFEQTLDVQAAHTIAPAAQLRYYAGKSCIGGLYEAFNKAVEDNVVDVISASWGNADGERRMPPATRDLFNQMALQASIQGQSIMVSSGDAGNNSGAVGTPTASFPATSPYVTAVGGTTVGLGQDNKPKVLTGWENSGNTLSGQHWVPQSDADGPFSGGAGGGPSALYDAPEWQQGVVPASIAGGRRAIPDVSALADSYTGLLIGFTDASGRYGLSSSGGTSLAAPLMAGLAADAQQARGGAQRGGLLTPALYALRSDTSALVDVVPQKAGVWTPVMHALPGAKVPGAEGSYLVDFDARPQNLASGRGWDPVTGVGTPARDFVRALAR; this is encoded by the coding sequence ATGCCGAAAAACGCCTGGCTAGGCGCCGTCGTGGCGGGCTTGGCCGCCACGACGCTCACCGCCGTCGCACCGGCCTCCGCCCAGCCGATCGCTCTCGACGATCGCACCACCGTCGCGGGGACAGTGCCGTCGTGGGCCACGCCCCAATCCCGTACAGGTGACGCACCAGATCAGTCCGTACGGCAGATCCAGGTCGCCTTGTCCTTACGCGACCCCGCTTCCGCGCATGCTCTCGCCACGGGTCTGGCGTCGCCAAACAACGCCGAGCGCGGCAGCTTTCTCACTTCGCGACAGTTCGTCGACCGGTTCGCTCCTGCCGAGAGCACCGTCGCCTCCGTGCGCGATTGGTTAACCGGGCAGGGAGTCTCGGTCGAAGGAGTCAGCGGCAACCGCTTCATGGTCAAGGCTCACGCGCCGACCTCGGTCCTGGAGAAGACCTTCGGTACACAGTTGGCCACCTACCGGGACAAGGTCGCCGGCCGGGTCTCCACTCTCGTCGCGCCGGTGGCGCCGATCAGCGTCCCGGCACGGCTCAAGGCGTCGATCACCGCGGTGCTTGGCCTCGATGACAGCGAGAAGTCACTCCGGCCACAGCACACCATTCCGCACGCGACCACCCAGGCGCAGACCTGCGCACGGTGGTGGGGCGAGCAGAACAATCGCGACGTACCACAGAAGTATCCGGCCGGAGCGCAGTCGAACTCCTTGTGCGGCTACACGGGCCCGTCGGTACGTGCGATGTACGGTCTGAACGCAGGCCAGTCCGGCACGGGCACCACGATCGGCATCGTCGGCGCCTACGACTCCACGACGCTGGCGGCGGATGTGAACCGGGCAGCGGTGGACACCAAGACACCCGGTCTGGCCGCAGGGCAATACAGCAAGGTTCTTCCCGAGGGTGGTTTCGCCGACGAGAAGGAATGCGACGCCGGCGGCTGGAAGTTCGAGCAGACGCTCGATGTGCAGGCCGCGCACACCATCGCCCCGGCCGCGCAGCTGCGCTACTACGCCGGGAAGTCCTGCATCGGCGGCTTGTATGAGGCGTTCAACAAAGCGGTCGAGGACAACGTCGTCGATGTGATCAGCGCGTCGTGGGGCAACGCCGATGGTGAGCGGCGTATGCCGCCCGCCACACGGGACCTGTTCAACCAGATGGCGTTGCAGGCCTCGATCCAGGGCCAGTCGATCATGGTGTCCAGCGGCGACGCTGGAAACAACAGCGGCGCTGTTGGTACGCCAACCGCGAGTTTCCCCGCCACGAGCCCGTACGTCACCGCGGTCGGCGGCACCACGGTGGGACTCGGGCAGGACAACAAGCCCAAGGTCCTCACCGGGTGGGAGAACAGCGGTAACACGTTGTCCGGGCAGCACTGGGTTCCGCAGTCCGATGCGGACGGTCCGTTCTCCGGCGGAGCCGGAGGTGGGCCGTCCGCCCTCTACGATGCCCCGGAATGGCAGCAGGGTGTCGTTCCCGCCAGTATCGCCGGTGGGCGGCGGGCGATCCCGGACGTGTCGGCGCTCGCGGATTCCTATACTGGCTTGTTGATCGGTTTCACCGATGCGTCGGGCCGCTACGGCCTCAGCTCCTCGGGCGGTACTTCGCTGGCCGCGCCGCTGATGGCAGGTCTTGCCGCCGACGCGCAGCAGGCTCGCGGTGGTGCGCAGCGAGGTGGTCTGCTGACTCCGGCGCTCTATGCCCTACGGAGCGACACCTCCGCGCTCGTCGACGTCGTGCCGCAGAAGGCGGGCGTGTGGACCCCGGTCATGCACGCACTGCCTGGTGCCAAGGTCCCAGGTGCGGAAGGCAGCTACCTGGTCGACTTCGATGCCCGGCCGCAGAACCTCGCCAGCGGCCGCGGCTGGGACCCCGTGACCGGCGTCGGCACCCCGGCCCGTGACTTCGTCCGCGCGCTTGCCCGCTGA